AAACAAACACTGAATTAGCTGGTAAAATTTTCGGTAAAGAGAAAGAAGCTGCTGATGCATTTGCTGCATATGAAGCGAAAGTAGAAGAGATCAAAGCAAAAACTGCTTCATCTGAAGACAAAGCTTTAATCGTTTTAGGTAGTGAAGGTTCATTATCTGCGTATGGTCCTGGTTCACGTTTTGGTGTTATTCATGATGTATTTGGTGTAAAAGCTGTTGATGATACAATTAAAGTTGATACACATGGTGATAACGTAAGCTTTGAGTACGTACGTGAGAAAAACCCAGATATGTTATTCGTAGTTGACCGTGATGCGGCAGTTAACCCTGAAGGTGAGTCTGGTACAAAAGCTGCTATTGAAAATGAAATCGTTAGTGCTACTAACGCTGCTAAGAACGGTAAAATTTTCTATCTAAATCCAGAATATTGGTACCTATCAGGTGGCGGTTTATTATCAGAAACTGCAAAAGCTGACGATATTTTAAAGGCGTTTAACTAATATGTTTGTTCAAATTAAGCGTATGGTCGTTACAGAAGGCAATGCCAATAAGGTTGTAGAGCGTTTTGGAGCTAAAAAGGATGGTCCATCACTACTTGAACAGCAACCAGGTTTTATCGATAAGCAAGTCCTTGTAAAAAAAGTACGTCGTGGCGATGAAGAAGTGCTTATTATGGTTCGTTGGGAATCTGAAGAAGCATGGAAAAATTGGGAGAAGAGCCCTGAGCATATTGCTGGTCATAAAGCAAATGCAGGTAAGCCTAAACCTGACTTTATCATTGAAAGCGGACAAGATGTTTACTATGTAAAAGGTTAATAAGAATGGGAGGTGTCACAAGTAATTTGTGGCACCTCTTTTTGCTTTTTAAGATATAGCAATATGTGTGAAGAAGTAGGGAAGAAAAGGATGGTAGGCAAGAGGGTGACTCTGTTTGTGTCACACCTCACCTCGCCATGAATGAAGGTTGTACTTTAATGTTTAATAGAAGTTTTATTCCAGCTATTGAAGGCTGAAGTAATATTAAAAGAAATACCGCTCTCATTAATGCATAATCCAGTAAAATTAGTCGGACAGTAATAATAAGCTTCACTTGCCTTAGTAACAGAATCGAAAGTCTTTGTAGAGGCAATATAATCTGTATTTGTAACATCAGTTGGTAAGTCTGCATTGTTAACGGTATTACTGCCGATGCTATGGTGATTAAGAGATTGTATTTGCTTTCCTCGAGCATACATAATGCTGCAATGAGGAGCTTTATAAATCATCGGGGTATGAAGATTCAAACCAGAAGTTAAAGGACTCACTAAAGACAATAATAATAAATCGTCATCGGACACTTTTACAATCTTA
This genomic interval from Lysinibacillus sphaericus contains the following:
- a CDS encoding antibiotic biosynthesis monooxygenase family protein, which translates into the protein MFVQIKRMVVTEGNANKVVERFGAKKDGPSLLEQQPGFIDKQVLVKKVRRGDEEVLIMVRWESEEAWKNWEKSPEHIAGHKANAGKPKPDFIIESGQDVYYVKG